A single window of Leptospira wolffii serovar Khorat str. Khorat-H2 DNA harbors:
- a CDS encoding OmpP1/FadL family transporter, whose amino-acid sequence MRNILSGRKFIYGSRVVFAMVLGGFVLRTSDLSAGSYGDIYGAHPAASGMAGAVTATVNNSSAVFYNVAGLGRMNEADLFSAYLDQRDKEKEAAAAANGGEVPKDDKGNPIPQDGPLLSTEPGKEDPGATGPWYKRAWYNLKDGMFTYRPLPRPNRPLHEVTFLGTYANPTLKNNAPKNENIKNPDDSFTGLGFTMNLNEIFDIGRTIRFGLNAIVPASGNLMVVNDQNPTVPRYLQSGKSDERPTIMAGVGVELWKDRLFAGVGITALAGGSGAILLKDVPISPDPVSANSQVVLTLKPMINPTYGLQFTYGKWNLGASYKRETYLTADPIPARAQTTLLGIQLDFDLALLDQYNPRVYSFGVGFRPYQKILLNIDANKEIWSLYELSRTKQKYSEPLNFHDTMNIRMGVEYHLLPSLKIRGGIGKRPSPVPNYPGENNWMDNDRMIYSAGISYLFSGRNFAFLKDRLKNPVIFDLAIMNQQLRSVEVTKYIPTERNPNYNYGGYIWSLSFSVSLFF is encoded by the coding sequence ATGCGGAACATTTTATCAGGACGAAAATTTATCTACGGCTCGAGGGTCGTTTTTGCTATGGTTTTGGGAGGTTTCGTTCTTAGAACATCGGATCTAAGTGCGGGAAGTTACGGGGATATATACGGGGCGCATCCTGCGGCCAGCGGTATGGCCGGTGCGGTAACGGCTACGGTAAATAATTCCTCCGCGGTTTTCTATAACGTTGCGGGTTTAGGAAGAATGAACGAAGCGGATTTATTTTCCGCTTATCTGGACCAAAGAGATAAGGAAAAAGAAGCTGCGGCCGCCGCTAATGGAGGAGAAGTTCCCAAGGACGACAAAGGAAATCCGATTCCTCAAGACGGACCTTTGCTTTCCACCGAACCGGGTAAAGAAGATCCCGGAGCCACCGGTCCTTGGTATAAAAGAGCTTGGTACAATCTTAAAGACGGGATGTTCACCTACAGACCTCTGCCGCGCCCGAACCGTCCTCTTCACGAAGTTACATTCTTAGGAACCTATGCGAATCCCACTCTGAAGAATAACGCTCCTAAGAACGAGAATATTAAGAATCCTGATGATAGTTTCACCGGTTTGGGTTTTACCATGAACCTGAACGAAATCTTCGATATAGGAAGAACCATTCGTTTCGGTTTAAACGCGATTGTTCCCGCTTCCGGAAACCTGATGGTTGTGAACGATCAGAACCCTACGGTTCCTAGATATCTTCAATCCGGTAAAAGCGACGAGCGTCCTACCATCATGGCCGGGGTGGGAGTGGAACTTTGGAAAGACCGTTTGTTCGCGGGGGTGGGAATCACCGCCTTAGCAGGAGGTTCCGGTGCGATTCTCCTCAAGGACGTTCCTATTTCTCCGGATCCGGTAAGCGCCAATTCTCAGGTGGTTCTTACCTTGAAGCCGATGATCAATCCTACCTACGGACTCCAATTCACTTACGGTAAATGGAATTTAGGAGCTTCTTATAAAAGAGAAACGTATCTGACCGCCGATCCGATTCCTGCCAGAGCTCAGACGACTCTTTTGGGAATCCAATTGGATTTCGATCTGGCTCTTTTGGATCAATACAATCCTAGAGTTTATTCTTTCGGAGTCGGCTTTAGACCATATCAGAAAATTCTTTTGAATATAGATGCGAATAAGGAGATCTGGAGTCTTTACGAATTATCCAGAACCAAGCAGAAATATTCCGAGCCCCTGAACTTTCACGATACTATGAATATTCGTATGGGGGTAGAATACCACCTTCTCCCTTCTCTTAAGATCCGGGGAGGGATAGGAAAAAGACCTTCTCCCGTTCCGAATTATCCGGGTGAGAACAACTGGATGGACAACGATCGCATGATCTATAGCGCCGGGATTTCCTATCTTTTCAGCGGAAGAAATTTCGCCTTCTTAAAGGATAGATTGAAGAATCCAGTGATCTTCGATTTGGCGATCATGAACCAACAATTAAGAAGCGTGGAAGTAACGAAATATATCCCTACGGAAAGGAACCCGAATTATAACTATGGCGGTTATATCTGGTCCTTATCTTTCTCCGTGAGTCTCTTCTTTTAA
- a CDS encoding chloride channel protein has translation MLKKAFSIFFPKEDSETTSYFRIKGRRSLYLYCIVTGIVSGLGAFLFSRALAWAEYISLDSMAGIQNTHSAGEYFVDLEPFSFLAMGRWVLLVLPVVGGLITGWIVYKFSPDSSGTGTDSLIDSFHNKEGKIDPKTPVIKSIATIFTLASGGSGGKEGPISLIGAGFGSLVASLTNAGARARRTLLLAGTAGGLGAIFHAPLGGALTSVEMVYKEDIESDSLVPCIISSVTAFLTYSSLNGFGAVYKVSEIGFQAYQELLFYLCLGFICYLSGGFLIRIFRRVQNWSSSWRIPNWIKPAIGGIPVGIVGYFLPEVIGTGAGFLQRVLEGNYILESSLGPYFSAITGIGAENSSNPGMIPLFLSDKHVLVLVSFLLLAFFKIVTTSFTIGTGGSAGMFGPSLFIGGMLGGAMGTLAQIVLGYEVSIASFILVGMGAFYAGIASAPIAGMVMICEIIGSYHLLPPLMIVSILTFVLSHKFNLYKSQKNTRFQSPAHYWDMNRDILDEIRIGEIRSSLRNIAVTRSSILLSKLEEESVKINASDYIVLDDSGKYDGMLSLRSIRLLPEGRNLTGNLILVGDVTDHSIPPVSLETSLATAFKALLENGMDKIAVEEEGKYLGYLRYADIISLYFQRTRPTNRS, from the coding sequence ATGCTGAAAAAAGCGTTCTCTATCTTCTTTCCGAAAGAGGACTCGGAGACTACTTCTTATTTTAGAATCAAGGGTCGTAGATCCTTATATCTCTACTGCATCGTCACTGGAATCGTATCCGGACTCGGTGCGTTTTTATTTTCCAGAGCCTTGGCTTGGGCGGAATATATTTCATTAGATTCCATGGCCGGAATCCAAAACACTCACTCCGCAGGAGAATACTTCGTGGACCTGGAACCCTTTTCTTTTCTGGCGATGGGAAGATGGGTTCTACTAGTTCTGCCGGTAGTCGGCGGTTTGATCACCGGCTGGATCGTATATAAGTTCTCTCCCGACTCTTCCGGAACCGGTACGGATTCCCTGATCGATTCCTTTCATAATAAGGAAGGAAAGATCGATCCTAAGACTCCTGTCATCAAATCCATAGCGACTATCTTCACTTTAGCTTCCGGAGGGAGCGGTGGAAAAGAAGGGCCTATCTCGCTTATAGGAGCCGGATTCGGTTCTTTGGTAGCAAGCTTAACTAACGCAGGCGCTAGAGCTAGAAGAACTCTGCTCCTCGCAGGTACGGCAGGAGGACTCGGTGCGATCTTTCATGCTCCCTTGGGAGGCGCCTTGACTTCCGTGGAAATGGTCTACAAAGAAGATATCGAAAGCGATTCCTTGGTTCCTTGTATAATTTCTTCGGTTACCGCTTTTCTAACCTATTCTTCTTTGAACGGATTCGGGGCAGTTTATAAGGTCTCGGAAATCGGCTTTCAAGCTTACCAAGAACTATTGTTTTATCTATGCTTAGGATTCATATGCTATTTATCGGGAGGTTTTCTGATAAGAATTTTCCGACGGGTTCAAAATTGGTCCTCTTCTTGGAGGATTCCGAATTGGATCAAACCGGCGATAGGAGGAATCCCGGTCGGGATCGTCGGATACTTCCTCCCGGAAGTGATCGGAACGGGTGCCGGTTTTCTGCAAAGAGTATTAGAAGGAAATTATATACTCGAGAGCTCTCTAGGTCCCTATTTCTCCGCGATCACGGGAATCGGAGCGGAAAATTCTTCGAATCCGGGAATGATCCCCTTATTCCTGTCCGACAAACATGTTTTGGTGTTGGTTTCCTTTTTGCTCTTAGCGTTTTTTAAAATAGTAACCACTTCCTTTACGATAGGAACCGGCGGTTCCGCGGGAATGTTCGGGCCTTCCTTATTTATAGGAGGAATGCTCGGCGGAGCTATGGGAACTCTAGCTCAGATCGTACTAGGCTACGAGGTTTCGATTGCATCCTTTATTTTGGTGGGAATGGGAGCCTTCTATGCCGGCATCGCTAGCGCTCCCATCGCCGGGATGGTCATGATTTGCGAGATCATAGGGAGTTATCATCTTCTTCCTCCTTTGATGATCGTTTCGATTCTTACCTTCGTTCTTTCTCATAAGTTCAATTTATATAAAAGTCAGAAGAATACTAGGTTCCAGTCTCCGGCGCATTATTGGGATATGAATCGGGATATACTGGATGAGATACGAATCGGAGAAATCCGAAGCAGTCTGCGAAATATAGCCGTTACCCGGTCCTCCATTCTCCTTTCCAAGTTGGAGGAAGAATCCGTAAAAATCAACGCCAGCGATTATATCGTGTTGGATGACTCCGGAAAATACGACGGAATGCTTTCTCTGAGGAGCATTCGTTTGTTGCCGGAGGGCAGGAACCTGACCGGTAATCTGATACTGGTCGGAGACGTTACGGACCATTCTATTCCGCCCGTTTCCTTGGAAACCAGTCTAGCCACCGCATTTAAGGCGCTTCTGGAGAACGGAATGGATAAGATCGCAGTGGAAGAGGAGGGAAAGTATCTGGGGTATCTCCGATATGCGGATATTATCTCCTTATATTTTCAAAGAACTCGACCTACGAATCGCTCCTAA
- a CDS encoding CPBP family intramembrane glutamic endopeptidase — protein sequence MELEKEKSRENRTKDIFIMLLIQFFVLLIGTVLYQQVAKFQIETALASRAPVQNLAKPSISADPIGHGIVWTEPASVEKAIKDYSEFMVLKRPWLLASDRILWALCFILPAYIFIRKLARIEVADFGDNLGANTLMTGILVGFATFCFINVIGGLLFFLVGKPQPSYLESLLTQHLQGNWNLLVWAFLSVSFGAGLFEETFFRGFFLKYFMEKDYPYIGLVITSLVFGAVHMSPERSMIGPILLTFVGFSFGLSYIKTGNIWIPITAHISYNSSMLLAAFFLGNRVV from the coding sequence ATGGAGTTGGAAAAGGAAAAATCCAGAGAGAATCGAACGAAAGACATTTTTATAATGCTCTTGATCCAATTCTTCGTGCTTTTAATCGGAACCGTTTTGTACCAACAGGTTGCAAAGTTCCAAATCGAGACGGCCTTGGCTTCTCGGGCCCCCGTTCAGAATCTCGCAAAGCCTTCGATTTCCGCGGATCCGATCGGACATGGGATAGTTTGGACCGAGCCGGCCTCCGTTGAAAAAGCCATCAAAGACTATAGCGAATTCATGGTTTTGAAAAGACCATGGTTGCTTGCTTCCGATCGGATTCTTTGGGCGCTTTGTTTTATTCTTCCCGCATATATATTTATCCGAAAGTTAGCTAGGATCGAGGTCGCCGATTTCGGAGACAATTTAGGCGCCAATACCCTGATGACCGGAATATTGGTCGGATTCGCCACATTTTGTTTTATCAATGTGATCGGAGGGCTGCTCTTTTTCTTAGTTGGAAAGCCCCAACCGAGCTATCTGGAGTCGTTATTGACCCAGCATCTTCAGGGAAACTGGAACCTATTAGTCTGGGCATTTCTCTCCGTTAGCTTCGGAGCGGGACTTTTCGAGGAGACTTTCTTTCGCGGCTTTTTTCTAAAGTATTTCATGGAAAAGGATTATCCGTATATCGGATTGGTGATTACGTCCCTAGTCTTCGGAGCGGTTCACATGTCTCCCGAAAGATCGATGATAGGCCCAATTCTCTTAACATTTGTAGGATTTTCATTCGGTCTATCCTACATCAAGACGGGAAATATTTGGATTCCAATCACCGCGCATATTTCCTACAATAGTTCTATGTTACTTGCCGCATTCTTTCTCGGAAATCGGGTGGTTTAA
- a CDS encoding M23 family metallopeptidase has translation MSSFARRNFALILLGTLGWSSNVFAVYDTVPLKSLEYTDSKIVRVREEVKYNLQVSVSNLEQKNLVPLRFLVYKVEKKDTFFKIMARTGMDLDTLSSVNQLASPQDIYPGMELSIPNMRGVYDSSEPEPDEASRRRVASKFRISSKFLYYDDQRKSWFVPGRGLPKEEKNFFYGLAFSDPLADEGRVSSKFGRRKDPFTKKDTFHGGVDLAAEEGTPVYASADGTVSFADHKGGYGSLIVLKHILGYETKYGHLSKMLVAPGTKVKKGQLIGAVGMTGRATGFHLHFEVLRNSTRQRPVFQGHI, from the coding sequence ATGTCTTCCTTCGCGAGACGCAACTTCGCCTTGATTCTTCTCGGAACCCTGGGTTGGAGTTCCAACGTCTTTGCAGTGTACGATACCGTCCCTCTTAAAAGTCTCGAGTATACCGACTCGAAGATAGTTCGAGTGAGAGAAGAAGTGAAATACAATCTTCAGGTCTCCGTCTCGAATCTGGAACAGAAGAATTTGGTTCCCCTTCGATTCTTAGTGTATAAGGTCGAGAAGAAGGACACGTTCTTCAAGATCATGGCAAGGACAGGAATGGACCTGGACACCTTGTCTTCCGTCAATCAGCTTGCTTCTCCCCAGGACATCTACCCGGGTATGGAGCTTTCTATCCCGAACATGAGAGGGGTATACGATTCCAGCGAACCGGAACCCGACGAGGCCTCACGTAGAAGAGTCGCATCCAAATTCCGCATATCCTCCAAATTCCTATACTATGATGACCAAAGGAAATCCTGGTTCGTTCCAGGAAGAGGGCTCCCCAAGGAAGAGAAAAATTTCTTTTACGGCCTAGCGTTCTCAGATCCGCTCGCAGACGAGGGTCGAGTGAGTTCCAAATTCGGAAGAAGAAAGGACCCGTTTACTAAGAAGGATACCTTTCACGGAGGAGTGGATTTAGCCGCGGAGGAAGGAACCCCCGTGTACGCCTCTGCGGATGGAACCGTTTCTTTCGCGGATCATAAAGGCGGTTACGGAAGTCTAATCGTTCTCAAGCATATCCTAGGTTACGAAACGAAATACGGACATCTCAGTAAGATGCTGGTCGCTCCGGGAACTAAGGTAAAGAAAGGGCAGTTGATCGGAGCCGTGGGAATGACCGGGCGAGCCACTGGTTTTCATCTGCACTTCGAAGTATTACGAAATAGTACCAGACAAAGACCGGTTTTCCAAGGTCATATCTGA
- a CDS encoding SMP-30/gluconolactonase/LRE family protein, whose amino-acid sequence MVKRFLFHPVGRILFSLLFVFSSFGIVIGIGWNKTDPAFYSVDEPISQNEKDVLFFSNAINSKESISHPFGIAVDRKGILYTGSSDGNIYRIKSDGSVEVFAKTSGRPLGLAFDGKENLVACISGVGLAFYDSNGKENILVREDEQGNALENIYGLDIGSDGTVYFTQVSQKFSYRNSYLEELESQPNGRILSYDPKSQIVSVLLEEVYHPTGIALSGAEDYLIYGEKYRHRITRLWLKGEKKGKDRFFITHLAGSPALILADKESNFWVALSSPRHVLIDKIQDKPILKRILASFPAILGPSEGELAYAISLDKNGDVNLALVDRTSDILGSITAVSEYGSGLLLVGNTEGKIWKWKFQTLESFF is encoded by the coding sequence ATGGTGAAACGATTCCTATTTCATCCGGTCGGAAGAATTCTATTCTCCCTTTTGTTCGTATTCTCCTCCTTCGGAATCGTAATCGGAATCGGATGGAACAAAACGGATCCGGCCTTTTACTCCGTGGACGAACCCATTTCCCAAAACGAAAAGGATGTACTCTTCTTTTCCAATGCGATCAATTCCAAGGAATCGATTTCACACCCATTCGGGATTGCAGTGGACCGCAAAGGCATTCTATATACGGGTTCTTCCGACGGAAACATCTACAGGATCAAGTCCGACGGAAGCGTGGAAGTATTCGCAAAAACTTCCGGCCGACCTCTCGGACTCGCCTTTGACGGAAAGGAGAATTTGGTCGCTTGCATATCCGGAGTGGGACTCGCCTTTTACGATTCGAACGGAAAAGAAAACATTCTAGTAAGAGAAGACGAGCAGGGAAACGCATTAGAAAATATTTATGGATTAGACATTGGATCCGACGGAACCGTCTATTTCACGCAAGTAAGCCAAAAATTTTCCTATCGAAATTCCTACTTGGAAGAATTGGAGTCCCAACCGAACGGACGAATCCTCTCCTATGATCCCAAGTCCCAAATCGTCAGCGTTTTATTGGAAGAAGTCTACCATCCCACGGGAATAGCGCTCTCCGGAGCCGAGGATTATCTCATCTACGGAGAGAAGTACAGGCATCGAATCACTCGGCTTTGGTTGAAAGGAGAGAAAAAGGGAAAGGATAGATTCTTCATCACTCATTTAGCGGGAAGTCCGGCCTTGATTCTTGCAGACAAAGAAAGTAATTTTTGGGTGGCCCTATCCTCTCCCAGACATGTTTTGATCGATAAGATCCAAGATAAACCGATCCTAAAAAGAATTTTGGCTTCCTTTCCGGCGATCTTGGGTCCTTCGGAAGGAGAATTAGCGTATGCGATTTCTCTAGATAAGAACGGAGACGTAAATCTTGCTTTAGTCGATCGGACTTCGGATATTTTAGGATCGATTACGGCTGTTTCGGAGTACGGAAGCGGACTCTTGCTTGTAGGAAATACGGAAGGAAAAATCTGGAAGTGGAAATTTCAAACTCTGGAGTCTTTCTTCTAA
- a CDS encoding NADPH-dependent assimilatory sulfite reductase hemoprotein subunit has translation MSEQQELSEVEHIKTASRGLRGKIGEAIESNAEGFEEDDKQLIKFHGMYQQKDRDRRKDENGDFIENPTSFMIRGRIPGGRLSSEQYLVWDELGDSFGGGALRLTTRQSIQMHTIRLVDLRPIMQAVDKVNLSTMGACGDVVRNVTQAINPMGTKELAQLDSVAQLISDHFKYKSRAYAELWLGEKQLNVEEEVDPIYGKTYLPRKFKIAVTLAGNNTVDLYSNDMGFAGTVDESGTIDGYFVFAGGGFGMTHNKAETYPRAADLLGWIPAKDLISVAEGIVTSHRDFGDRTNRKHARLKYVLAEKGVEWFRSEVERRSGAKFDIQRSLPKWETPNYLGWTERTDGTLSFGVHTLSGRIKNFPDRPLKTALKDVISTFKPTVQVTADQDLILMGIKKEDRQKVEDLLKKYNIDPTSPKPLYDRALACPALPTCGLALTESERSFPQLLESIQNVIDKLDLNDRAPIVRMTGCPNGCARPYSAEVGIVGQQAGGKYSLFFGGNPEGTKVGDYVAKKVAFADISVQLEKAFEIWKKEGKENERFGDFVGRHPLEKFRELLGSM, from the coding sequence ATGTCAGAACAACAAGAATTGAGCGAAGTCGAGCATATCAAAACCGCTTCCAGGGGATTACGAGGAAAAATCGGCGAAGCTATCGAGTCGAATGCCGAAGGATTTGAGGAGGACGACAAGCAGCTCATCAAGTTCCACGGGATGTACCAGCAAAAGGACCGGGATCGTCGCAAGGACGAAAACGGAGATTTCATAGAGAATCCTACTTCGTTCATGATTCGAGGCAGAATTCCGGGAGGAAGACTTTCTTCCGAGCAATACCTGGTTTGGGATGAACTAGGCGATTCCTTCGGAGGAGGAGCGCTTCGTCTTACGACGCGTCAATCCATCCAGATGCATACGATTCGATTGGTCGATCTTCGTCCTATCATGCAGGCCGTAGACAAGGTGAATCTTTCCACTATGGGTGCCTGCGGGGACGTAGTTAGAAACGTAACTCAAGCGATCAATCCGATGGGGACTAAGGAATTGGCACAGTTGGATTCTGTCGCTCAATTGATTTCCGATCATTTTAAATATAAGTCCAGAGCTTACGCAGAACTATGGTTAGGCGAGAAACAATTGAACGTAGAGGAGGAAGTCGATCCTATCTACGGAAAAACGTATCTACCTAGAAAATTCAAAATTGCGGTAACCCTGGCGGGAAACAATACCGTAGATCTTTATTCGAACGATATGGGTTTTGCGGGAACAGTGGATGAAAGCGGCACCATAGACGGTTATTTCGTGTTTGCGGGCGGCGGTTTCGGAATGACTCATAATAAAGCCGAAACCTATCCTAGGGCGGCCGATCTTTTAGGCTGGATTCCCGCAAAAGATCTGATTTCGGTGGCGGAAGGTATCGTAACGTCCCACAGGGATTTCGGAGATCGCACGAATCGTAAGCACGCTCGTTTGAAATACGTATTGGCCGAAAAGGGAGTAGAATGGTTCCGCTCCGAAGTGGAACGTAGATCCGGCGCTAAGTTCGACATCCAAAGATCTTTGCCAAAATGGGAGACGCCGAATTATCTAGGTTGGACCGAAAGAACGGACGGAACTCTGTCCTTCGGAGTTCATACTCTCTCCGGTAGGATCAAAAATTTTCCGGATAGACCTTTGAAAACCGCTCTTAAGGATGTGATTTCTACCTTTAAACCTACGGTTCAGGTTACCGCGGATCAGGATTTGATTCTGATGGGAATCAAGAAGGAAGACCGTCAGAAAGTAGAAGATCTGTTAAAGAAATATAATATTGATCCCACTTCTCCTAAACCTCTTTACGATAGGGCGTTGGCTTGTCCCGCTCTTCCTACCTGCGGGTTGGCGTTAACCGAATCCGAAAGAAGTTTTCCTCAACTCTTGGAATCCATTCAAAACGTCATAGATAAACTGGATTTGAACGATCGAGCGCCAATCGTTCGTATGACCGGTTGTCCGAACGGATGCGCCCGTCCTTATTCCGCGGAAGTGGGAATCGTTGGGCAACAGGCGGGAGGTAAATACTCCCTCTTTTTCGGAGGTAATCCGGAAGGAACCAAGGTAGGTGACTACGTAGCTAAGAAAGTCGCTTTCGCTGATATCTCCGTCCAACTCGAAAAAGCGTTCGAGATTTGGAAGAAGGAAGGAAAAGAAAACGAAAGATTCGGAGACTTTGTAGGAAGACATCCTCTGGAGAAATTCCGGGAACTTTTAGGATCGATGTAA
- a CDS encoding bifunctional precorrin-2 dehydrogenase/sirohydrochlorin ferrochelatase has product MSELLPAFLKLDGKKVLVVGGGNVALEKLQHLLKTGCYLTVISKQFKAEVSALLEKDETARKLERAVRSEDLDGYHLVYSATNDSETNRSLVEYANRKNIWINCVDDPRFCDFYSAAYFDRGPVRVAFSTQGKFAGLAGTIRTLVSEILPEEHDEELEELLKIRELAKVKIGDSNVRKAALKGLLGEFREKYLSYTTKS; this is encoded by the coding sequence ATGAGTGAACTTCTTCCCGCATTCTTAAAATTGGACGGCAAAAAGGTTTTGGTCGTAGGCGGGGGCAACGTCGCCTTGGAGAAACTGCAACATCTTCTGAAGACAGGTTGCTATTTGACGGTAATATCCAAGCAGTTCAAGGCCGAAGTTTCCGCGCTGTTGGAAAAGGACGAGACCGCTAGAAAATTAGAAAGGGCTGTTCGATCGGAAGATCTGGACGGTTATCATTTGGTTTATTCCGCCACCAACGATTCGGAAACGAACCGTTCCTTGGTCGAGTATGCGAATCGAAAAAATATTTGGATTAATTGCGTCGACGATCCGAGATTCTGCGATTTTTATTCCGCCGCCTATTTCGATCGAGGACCCGTTCGAGTGGCTTTTTCCACTCAGGGGAAATTTGCGGGTTTAGCGGGAACGATTCGGACTTTAGTGAGCGAAATTCTTCCCGAGGAACACGACGAGGAATTGGAAGAACTTCTGAAAATCAGAGAACTCGCAAAAGTTAAAATCGGAGATTCTAACGTTAGAAAGGCCGCATTAAAGGGCCTGCTCGGAGAGTTTAGGGAAAAATACCTCTCTTATACAACGAAATCATAA
- the cobA gene encoding uroporphyrinogen-III C-methyltransferase: protein MENKVGKVYLVGAGPGNPDLMTLRALKILEKADVILYDALLDPEFLEYFPSSAIVHYVGKRAGQHSATQEEIQDLLIRYGKAGHTVVRLKGGDPFVFGRGGEELIALRNNGIAYEIVPGVSSLSAGSSGAGFPLTHRGLSRQVLIMDGHTVLQENTDWAWFAHFKGTIALFMGTSSIQKIAMKLIENGASPSLPVAMVENASLEDQCVTISDLGRTSYEGLSKKTSGPGIIYIGPVVHLSQISGESVLGYSDSFGGRP, encoded by the coding sequence TTGGAAAATAAGGTAGGCAAAGTCTATCTGGTCGGAGCCGGTCCGGGAAATCCGGATCTGATGACGTTGCGTGCCTTAAAAATATTAGAAAAAGCGGATGTAATTTTATACGACGCTCTTTTGGATCCGGAATTTTTGGAGTATTTTCCGAGTTCTGCAATAGTGCATTATGTAGGAAAAAGAGCGGGGCAGCATTCCGCGACCCAGGAAGAGATCCAGGACTTATTGATTCGCTATGGAAAGGCCGGACACACCGTCGTGCGTCTGAAAGGAGGCGATCCGTTCGTTTTCGGAAGGGGAGGAGAGGAGTTGATCGCTCTTCGCAATAACGGTATCGCTTACGAAATTGTTCCCGGAGTAAGTTCTTTGTCCGCGGGTTCTTCGGGTGCGGGCTTTCCTCTGACTCATCGCGGTTTGTCCAGACAAGTGTTGATCATGGACGGGCATACCGTTCTCCAAGAGAATACGGACTGGGCTTGGTTCGCTCATTTTAAAGGGACCATCGCTCTCTTCATGGGAACTTCTTCGATCCAAAAGATAGCTATGAAATTGATAGAGAATGGAGCGTCTCCTTCTTTACCCGTGGCTATGGTGGAGAACGCTAGTCTGGAAGATCAATGTGTTACTATCTCCGATTTAGGTAGGACTTCCTACGAAGGACTGTCCAAAAAAACTTCCGGTCCCGGCATCATCTATATCGGTCCCGTGGTCCATCTTTCTCAAATCTCCGGAGAATCGGTTCTCGGATATTCGGATTCGTTCGGAGGAAGGCCATGA
- a CDS encoding sulfate adenylyltransferase subunit 1, giving the protein MDLLRFITAGSVDDGKSTLIGRLLYDSKSVFQDQLEAIEKTGQVNGQINLALLTDGLKAEREQGITIDVAYKYFSTPKRKFIIADAPGHVQYTRNMVTGASNSDLAIILVDARKGVIEQTYRHSYIASLLRIPHIVVCVNKMDLVEFSQERFEAIRNEYKEFASDLDFKGLEFIPISALNGDNIVDQSANMSWWTGNTLLGYLEDLKLEEDEHKHEPRFPVQYVVRPQTEAFHDYRGYAGQIRSGVFKKGDEITVLPSGLHSKIKSIETFEKQVEEAYAPMSVSILLEDEIDISRGDLIVTSGHLPTVSQDIEADICWMDTKALVPGNKYLLRQTTNSVKSAVREISFRVETQTHQKLEAAQLGLNEIGRIKIRTAKPVSFDPYSVNRGTGSFVLVDEGTNNTVGAGMIVGPAE; this is encoded by the coding sequence ATGGATTTATTACGTTTTATTACTGCGGGTAGCGTGGACGACGGAAAATCCACCCTGATAGGAAGGCTTTTATACGATAGTAAATCCGTGTTCCAGGACCAGCTTGAGGCGATAGAAAAAACCGGGCAGGTAAACGGACAGATCAATCTGGCTTTACTCACCGACGGTTTAAAGGCGGAGAGGGAACAAGGAATTACGATCGACGTCGCTTATAAATATTTCTCCACTCCTAAAAGAAAGTTCATTATCGCCGACGCCCCCGGTCATGTTCAATACACCCGTAATATGGTTACCGGCGCCTCCAACTCGGACCTCGCCATTATTTTGGTGGATGCGAGAAAAGGAGTCATCGAGCAGACCTACAGACATTCTTATATCGCTTCTTTATTAAGAATTCCGCATATCGTGGTTTGTGTAAATAAGATGGACCTGGTCGAATTCTCTCAGGAGCGTTTCGAAGCCATTCGTAATGAATACAAGGAATTCGCTTCCGACTTGGATTTTAAGGGTCTGGAATTCATTCCCATCTCCGCTTTAAACGGGGATAATATCGTAGATCAATCCGCGAATATGTCTTGGTGGACAGGTAATACCCTACTCGGATATCTGGAAGATCTGAAATTAGAAGAGGACGAACACAAACACGAGCCTCGTTTTCCCGTTCAATATGTTGTGCGTCCTCAAACGGAAGCCTTTCATGATTACAGAGGTTATGCGGGGCAGATCAGAAGCGGAGTCTTCAAGAAAGGGGACGAGATCACCGTATTGCCTAGCGGACTACATTCCAAAATCAAATCGATCGAAACCTTCGAGAAACAAGTCGAAGAAGCTTATGCTCCCATGTCGGTCTCCATTCTTCTCGAGGATGAAATCGATATCAGCAGAGGGGATTTAATCGTAACGAGCGGACATCTTCCTACCGTTTCCCAAGACATAGAGGCCGATATTTGTTGGATGGATACTAAGGCCTTGGTTCCCGGAAATAAATATCTGCTGCGTCAGACTACCAATTCCGTAAAGTCCGCAGTAAGGGAAATCTCCTTTAGAGTGGAGACCCAGACCCACCAAAAATTGGAGGCCGCTCAACTCGGTTTGAACGAGATCGGAAGAATCAAGATTCGAACTGCGAAGCCGGTCTCTTTCGATCCGTATTCGGTGAATCGAGGCACGGGAAGTTTCGTACTAGTGGATGAAGGCACCAATAATACCGTAGGTGCCGGCATGATCGTGGGTCCCGCGGAGTAG